Within the Telopea speciosissima isolate NSW1024214 ecotype Mountain lineage chromosome 4, Tspe_v1, whole genome shotgun sequence genome, the region gaagaaaattatcaatcaattttacataaataatactataataaaatatattatcacttattatcttcctaatatatatatatgggagaatgttctctgtgccatagCGCAGGCTaagcccaggcacatgggcctgccactcagggagGCAGAGtagtcattgcgcccacccccatgtgcctgggcgcagcctacgttgcggcatagagaacagcgcccctatatatatataacaaattatgtgtgacatttaaagtttataatatataattatatatagtatatcaatatacattttatagtataacttaaaaaagAATCAGGCTAGGCCTTGTtcagcctgaggcctcaatTCTGACCCGATCCAACCTTGACTTAGGGCCAGACATTTAtagccctaacccgcccttaggctaggtatctcaacccaggccttgtttgggcttagggcgggttcgggccaacagggccaaacttgcacccctaatgaGAATTTCCCGTTAACTAGTTCTAAGCAAGGATAAAAAACTTGGGTTTCGACCTGGCTGAAATCGATTTGGTCGAAACTTGGGAATTTTTTCAATTGATGGGGAAACCATGGCTTCGACcccaaaaaaaccttttttagGTCTGAATTTTTTTGGCGGTAGcatatttttgatattttaaacatAATTTATGAATtattatcacaaaaaaaatcactcaaaatggtagttGTGGTTATTGACTCAAGTTTACTAATGTATGCGTTGATAGAAACACTAAAGTAATATTATAAATACTTCGTTCATATAATTTTAAAGTATATAAACCCTGAATAATAAAtattatccaaataaaatattaagattctcctttctcaatttcatgcggagtttcttggtgggtgTAATCCACGAGCAGCGTACCACTTAAGATTGCGAAGCCGTTCCTCCGAATGCACAACATATGTATCTTATTATATATTATGGGACCAATTGTTCTCATAGTCCATAACCGCCCAATGATAAgccccatcatcaacttgtCCAAGATATCCCAATCTAGGGAAGGGCTCACCAATAGTGTATGAAGGTGGAGCCGGCACACATGGTTGGGATGGATACACGAAGATACTGTCAACAAGAGacatatttaaatttaaaaaataattcaattatCAAAAAATGATAGTTGAATAATTTGACACTGTCATGCCATAAATCGGCCAACGGTGTCttacatatattaaattgatcatcatccaacatatatacatatttttttcaaataaatattgtaaGAAAATGGTATTTATGAACAGAAAatcttaaaaataattcaactataaaaaaaaaaattcgttcCGATAGAATTGTAGGTCAGGCCATTATAACTCAcatattaaaaatttaaagcaTTCAACCAtatatttactaaaaaaaaatacatttttttttttgggtttgaaacacTATTACTTTCTTcaagagatgatcaaattggagtCCAAGATGCAAATCCAAACTTTTTGTAGCAACTTTGTGACAAGTTCAAtgcaaaaatgcaaaattttggGTGTAAAATGATTGTGAAGGGTCGAAACCACCGAAACTAAAAGGTTTCTGTTGAGTTCTTGGCGAGAAAAGGTATTGGTTCCATATGGTTCAACCAAGTTCTATTTCGGTCGAAACGATCAATTTTCCATCGAAACctaagattttttaaaaatcactcttgaactcgtctcgaaaacctgTGAAactgagttaactcggtggtttcgaacGAATTTTTCTTCCATGGTTCTAAGTCAAAAGGTAATCAACGAGAAGCATTATTCCATTCATAATGGAAACACATATCAATTAAAGTTGCAATAACGTACCAGAGGTGGCAGTCCACCTTCGTATAACCAAACAGGATCCAGGCCTAGAGGGGAAAAACCATTGTTGGCCATGTCATGCATGGTtctagtgcatggtatcggatcgggtattggtcacttgcaaaaccgatatgatactaATATGGTATCGGAATGGATCGGTAGTATTGGATAAAATTACcccttgaatctccttaaaaaatgagttttttgaccatttttctTCTTGTCCATACCATGttatcgatatggtatcgacacaATATCGAGATCGGCTACATGtaaaatcgatatgtatcgtCTGATATAggtgatacgataccaatacttagaactaggtctgcaacagggtcgggttgggccgggctttatagaaccctagccaaCCCTAAGCCCCCTTAGCTGGGCTCAGGCCCGACCCAATCCTGACTGGTCtggaaaatccaaccttgacccgccctcagggtagGGACGGGCtaaccctgattgaccttgatcatggggagggagaaggaaatgcatgggccggggaaaaagttttcaattttatataaaataatattataataaaatatattatatcacttgtTATCTTCATTTATAATacattatataacaaaatgtggcttgatgtttaaagtttataatatatgtattatatcaatatatattatagcataacttaaaacagggttgggctgggccgggccaggcttagcccgaggcctcaaccttggttCGACCCGATCCTGAtacagggccagaaatttctagCCATAACCTGTCcttagggccaaatatctcagcccagaccctctttgggctcagggcgggccagggcgggttcgggccgacagggccaaacttgcacccctacttaAAACAATGATGTCATGGAGCAAGATAAGAGAGAGAAGCTAGTCTTGAATGGAATCATGGAATGAAGTATCTGTATTGGATCCCGATCCCTAGTCGATCCTGAATCGGGAATCAATATCGGATCAGCGGTAAAATAGTTAGAAAACACGATATTTAGTTAAAATTAGGTGTAAAACCGATCGATACAGGCTTGTATGGGCGGGATCTGGATTGAAATCGATGGAGACTGATACAGTACCCCATACCAACCTCTTAATCCCCGGAAGGAATAATGGAACGGGGCACACATGTCGGCATGTGCTGCTCATCAGTTTTTAATTCTCCTTAAATTGACAAATAAACGAAAGCAATCAAAATGACATCTACCAACGAACCACAAGACTAAAGGTTCCTAGCCATGGTTTCAGAAATCAAATTGACACCAATTAATTTCCAATCTGCAACTATTTTTATATATAcgtttggatcgagttttctcTACCCACGGTGAATGGCATCACCGCAAGGCGGAAAAAAGTATTGGGAGGATATTTTGAAATATATCAAAATCCTAGgaaagatggtgggtgaaccgtcctgtATGGATGGACGGTAATTTAATTCTATATTTCTTTTCGGATCAGATCTCTCATTCACCAAGAGACGAGAAAAGACGCGAATAAGTATGGGCGAATAAGTATGGGAGGGTATTTTGTAAtataccaaaaccctagaatgatCGTCTTCTATGGGTGGAAGAAAATTAACTGTCCTTTTCTGATGTAATTGATAGAACTTTTCTTCACTATAAAGTGAACCAAGACATTTTCACCCAGCGTCTTTATTGCAGTGGATGGCATTCTTGACGGTGTAAAAGCATTTCAGATATTTCAGGGATTTGGTGATCAGAATCCATCGAATCTCCAAGAATCGCTTCATTCTATaatgggtgaagaaaaaatttctcttTCAGTGGGTAAATCATCTGTACCACTATAAAGAGTGGAATAGATTATTTCATTATGACTTTTTTACCCATAATTTTTGTATCATCTTGTAATATTTTGAGGTTAATGATGAGATTTCATGCACAAACTTTTACAACATTTCTACAGGAGCTCGCCCTCTATTCTCCGGTCTCCCCATGCCTAGTCTTGCCCTTTGCATCTCCCTCCCCATACCCACCCTACCCTACCCTACCCTACCCTCCCCTGCAATGAATCTCGTAGCTCAATCCTCACTCCATCTCCCCCACTTCCTGCAGCACCCCTCCCAGCCATGGATTCAATATTGCCTTCAAGGCTGCCAAGAACGGAGATTCCAAGCTGAGATAGGCTGAGGAATGTGCATGCATTAGGGTTTGATAAGCTTGTTTCGATTGCTTCATTATTTCAAGCTTGAACTGAGTTCGGTTAGAACTACAGAATAATAGTTTAATTCAACTCTggtttttaaattttatatctttgtaatttttaaaatcattCGTATGAGATCTATATTCTAAAATCCcattgaaaacccatttgaACCCCAGTGTGATACAACAAAGAATATTGGAGTGTTGCCAGAGAGAGTTCCCTCAAATTTAATCTATTTCTGCTTGAGAATTTGGACACAAATCTCTTTCTCAGTAGCGACCAGTACTGTGAAGTTTGAGGCAGTATGGTTGAGTCTATCAAGGAATCAAATTTACATTTTAGATCTGCTTTGAATAGTTCCACTAAGTCCTACGCCTGCAACCTGAAATTAATTGCCAAAAGACCCAGCAAGTTTGCATCCTTtgtgaaaatgttgaaaatttATTCTTAATATAAGTTCTCCAATTTGTGATTTCAACATGTTTTATTACAGGTGAATTTACAAACTCTATCCCTCCACTTCAATTCACCAAATCAATTCAAAAGGGTCACTAAAAAAATAGTGAATAAAATTGTTTCACTCTTCATAGCAACGTATAGAAAGACCCATAAAATCACTGAATTTTTTACAAAATTCTttgcttcatcttcatcttctcgaTAATAGGAATGAAATAACATGACTTctcaaaataatgaaaaaactagaaagaaatttttaattaaatttaagAGAGATCAAGTACAAAAGAGAATCTATAAAAGCCACTTAGTAATTTATACATGGTATCCATTTTATATACAGAGGGAAAAGACCCTATGGAAAACATGTACCCTTCCCAAGGTACATATCCCTTCATGTGGCACAAAGAAAAACATTGACATCGGTCAAAATCGATCACATGAGACAAAGCCAGAAACACGTAAAGGTATCATTAACCAAcccgaaaccgaaaccaaactgataaggatTGAGTTTGGTTCGATCCGAACTGAATTAATCGGTTTTGGTCGACTCATCAATTGGTTCGGGATGAACTTTGATAACCTAGCCAACTGCAAAATGGAAACGGGTCGGGTCAACATTGGAACAATGAAAAGCCAGCATCGTGATTAGTGATTAATGATTAATGTGCAAGGAGTACCACATTTGTGCTGGGAGCAAACCTCGATCAGATATTTTacttttccaaattttttttgtagCCTTGGATTTCAGTCATTTCACTGTCTAAAGTATTACATCTATTGGATATTTGGAAGGGCATCTCTAGAAAATGTATCATAAACCATAATCCCTTTACGTCACTTGACTTTTCTGTTCTTCTACTCTTTCCATTAAAACACCTGATTGGCCACTTTAATTGAAGTttgcaaattaaaaaaaaaaacaaaaaaaaaaatttaactaagACCCCCCTTTTGTGCCTAACTGAACATCACCATTAGTGGTAGCTGTGGCTTGTTTGCCTTGGCTGTTAACTTTGCTGTTGATAGAGTCCCTCCAGTCAAACTTGCCAAACAGCCCCTCCATCTCTTCCAAGGTCTTCCCTTGGGTCTCCGGCAGGAATGTAAAGAAGAAGATCCATGCCACAATTGCTATTCCGGCGAACAAGAAGAAGCTACCACTGATGGTGATGGCATTGTAGAGAGATATGAAGGTCATGGATATAATTCCTCCCGTCACCAGATTCGCCGCCACCCCAATGCTCGCCCCCTGCGCCCTCAGCCTCAACGGGAATATCTCCGAGTTGTACACCCACGTAACGGGGCCCAACCCAATCGAAAAGAAAGCCACGTTAGACAACACCGTCGTTATACACAACGCCATGGCCCACACTATCTTCTCATTCGGGTGAGTGTCCACAATCCTTAACCCGAACCCGAGACCCAACAATGAGATAATCATTCCTCCAACGCTGCTCAGAAGCAACGGTCGCCGTCCCACCTTGTCTAAGAAGAAAGTAGCCACTAAGATGAAGATCGTCTTAACAAATCCAACGGCCACGGTTGCTGCGAGCTTCTTGTTATCACTGGTGATCCCAGCTTTCTCGAAGATCCGTGGACTGTACAACACCACGGTACTCATTCCTGTAGCTGCTTGGAAGAAATGAATACCAACACCGGCGATTAGGACACGTCGTACGGACGGTGTAGGACGGAGGAGAAGCTCTCTCCATACACCTTCGCCGTGGCTCTGTTTTGATACAGTCACGATCTCATCGTTGCATTCCGGCGGAATCCGTGCTGCCTCCTTAATATCGGCGAGTCGCAGCTGAGCTTCCTCTTTGGAATCGGAGGTCTTGTCAAGAACCCGTTTGGCATCGCCGAGTCGACCCTGCATAACAAGCCAACGTGGTGACTCGGGCATGGCGAGTACACAAACCCCCAATAACACCGACGGAATCACTCCGATTCCGAGCATGAGACGCCAGCTCAAATAGAGTGGAATTCTAGAAAAGGCGTAGCTGGAGACGTATCCCAGCAAGATTCCAAAGTTGATGAAGACTTCAGGGAAGGATGTTAAGAAGCCACGAGACGAAGCGGGTGACACCTCAGCGGTGTAGACAGGAGCGATCATGAGAGCGTAGCCAACGCCGATACCGGCAACGAAACGGCCTGCCATGAGAAAAGCATAATTTACGGCGAGACCCATCATTAGAGCTCCTATGAAGAAAATTACAGCGGCGAAGACTATTGTGTAGCGACGTCCGATCCAATCAGAAGTTCTTCCAGCTGCTGCTGAACCAATAAGAGAGTAGAATCCCAGGGTTCCAACTAGGATTTCTACTTGAGTGTCATTTATATGGAGATCTTCTTTGATGGATATTGCTGCTCCAGTCATCACTCCATAATCTGAGCAAACAcaaaagacgaagaagaaagatggttgGTTAGACATGGATGGATTAAACTAAACTAAGAACTCCCCTAATTTAATGGTTGCTTAAGTAAATACCCACCATAACCCAATAAAATTGAAGACATAGAAGCTAAGGTCGCACAGTACATAGCATATTTGTTTGAACGACGTTTTTTCGGCGACTGAATCGCCGGTACTTGATTTTCCGGTGCTTCATAAGTTGCATTTTGACTACCTTTTGGTTCTCCCATTTTTGTGTTCAAGAGAGAGTGAATGAATGGTGATTGGGAACTGGGGACTGGGGACTGGGGACTTGGGACTTTGAGCTCTCAGCTGGCCTCAAGTGGGAGtgcttaaatttttattttgggtaaacGTGAAGTGAAGTGAGGTGCTTAAATATAGAGTAGAGGGGTTCTGGAGACCGAGATCAGACGTCAGACTATGAGAGCCTCACGTAActcatctcttttcttttttttatcaaaaaagcAAAAGCTCATCTCCCACTCCAAGGGGTCACTTCAGTTGCCAAAAGTCCAGCTCCTCAAATAAGAGTTCTCACCCGAAAAAGATCCTGGGCATCCGGTACCCGGGCTGCATGTGTAGCGCTAGGTTCAAGGCAGTACACTTtaaccaccttacccctggTCGGGTAAGGTGCTTGGACAGAAATAAGGCGATCAAAGTGAGTCGCTTGAATCTGGCGCTGCACAGGCAGCCCAGCTGCCCGGATGCACAAGACATCCCTTAATTCTCCACCCACCCACAAGCTCTTaatctgaaagaaaaaaaaaaacccatcttcCATCTCATGGGTTCCCACTCCCCACGTGTTTGACGATGTTCTTTAATTTACCGAAATATCTTTGTATTATTCGGGGAAATCAAAGGTATAAAAGAACGGAATCGAGATACAGATTGATCCCACCGATTCAGATCAGGTTGGGATTGGTCTGGAACGGTGAGAATCAGCTTGATTTGGGATTAATGATCGCGGATCGGCCATTGAAATCAGTTaaaaggaggggaaaaaagaaaaaaaaaacaaatcaactGATGCAACCAGCGACAATGCTCAATCCCACTCCCTCCCAACGTATCGGTTGCCAAGACCAATTTGGATCTGTTGATATCGGTCTGGATCAATCAGGTATACTctgttttctaaaaaaaatagttttttttttttttttaaacatttttacaCTGATTTGTACCAATCCAATGATATGGGAATGGGCAGGAATCGATATCGATCTCCACCAATGTCGATACAAATTGGCCGGATCGACCAATCTGaaaccgattcctcaaaccataaTCATCCCCAAGAACTGTACCCCTGCCCTTTCCACGCATTCTGCAACACTcactctccctccctccctcaatGCTTCCAACTTTGGCTTGTGATCTAATTTTGAATGCTACCCAATTGCGTGGGCTCCTGTGCCACAGAAGTATGCAAAATACCACCTGACCCCATGAAAAACAAAATTGCCATCTTTTACTCCATGTCAGGTGCATTCTGATTGGCCCTCACACAAGTGCAAGTGCTAGAGGTCCAAACACCCATCTCTTACTTTTTTTTCAATCACAGATTGGTGACAAGCACCCTGCACCCATCATgttgaaaaatgattttttaaattgaatcaaCTGGACTTTCAACatgattttttaaattgaattaaTTGGACCGACTTCTCCTAGTTGCATTATTGGGCAGACTATGACACCTCTTGATACCTCGTGATAGTTATAGATTCTCCCTCTTTCCCCCTCTGTAATGATAGTCTTCTTGTAATGAGTAGTTAAAGTCCCATTGGGCAGATAGGTAggatagggaaaaaaaaaaacactgaacCAACTGATCCCACTAACCTAATGCTGATCCCATTAATCTAATGCACCTAACATCGAATTTTGATCGGTTAGAATCGGCTTGATTCCGATACGATTCCAAATCTTTAAACTTTGGGTAAATAAAATAACTCATGCCCATGCTGAaaatttcttttatatatatatatatatatttagtaGAATTATTGATACTTAGGGCGTCAAATAAGGAGAAATGTTCTTTGCGTGGGACGCAGCGGccacacccaaacacatggagAGTAGAAATGATCGGCGCGTCCCCCATGAACGGGGGAAATTTTGCTCCTTAATGTGTCAGTGCATAGGCTCTCATTGGATACCGTGCACAACATGGCCCCTACGTCCCACGCAAAGAACAACCTCTCATCAAGTAATTTGTAGtcttatttttttcccccttattataataataaatttttggGAGAGCTATGGGTATGCTAGCAGTATACCATAAGCAAGTGATGAatccaaattcacaccaaccaatcagagatCGCCATGTGGCACGACCCAGGAGAGTGGGCCAAGACAGAGTCAGTGAAgcaccatccaccaacacccatgggcgtggccacccttgggcgccaacccccttgggggcgtggacctccctgggcgccaaccc harbors:
- the LOC122658813 gene encoding polyol transporter 5-like, translated to MGEPKGSQNATYEAPENQVPAIQSPKKRRSNKYAMYCATLASMSSILLGYDYGVMTGAAISIKEDLHINDTQVEILVGTLGFYSLIGSAAAGRTSDWIGRRYTIVFAAVIFFIGALMMGLAVNYAFLMAGRFVAGIGVGYALMIAPVYTAEVSPASSRGFLTSFPEVFINFGILLGYVSSYAFSRIPLYLSWRLMLGIGVIPSVLLGVCVLAMPESPRWLVMQGRLGDAKRVLDKTSDSKEEAQLRLADIKEAARIPPECNDEIVTVSKQSHGEGVWRELLLRPTPSVRRVLIAGVGIHFFQAATGMSTVVLYSPRIFEKAGITSDNKKLAATVAVGFVKTIFILVATFFLDKVGRRPLLLSSVGGMIISLLGLGFGLRIVDTHPNEKIVWAMALCITTVLSNVAFFSIGLGPVTWVYNSEIFPLRLRAQGASIGVAANLVTGGIISMTFISLYNAITISGSFFLFAGIAIVAWIFFFTFLPETQGKTLEEMEGLFGKFDWRDSINSKVNSQGKQATATTNGDVQLGTKGGS